AAGTTATCAAACAATTTTTTACTTCAGGAATTTCTTTTAATTGAGAATAAAGTGATTGTTCTTCACCTATTTCACAACTAATTAGCATGTATGCTTTTTCCATCTAAATCAAATTTTCTTAAAAAAACACCAACTTAAAGACATCTAAGAAATCATCTTTATGAAAATGATCTCAAAAGCCTGCAATCACAGGATCTTCAGGTTTCATTATCTCTCTTAACAAAATTGTTGCAAACATGCCTCTTGATAATGAAAACTCGACGGTATTTTCATGAGATGAATAATCAAAACAATGTATTGCAGCTTGCCTAAAGCCACCTTCACTACTTACCTCCTGCATCTCTTTGATGAAAAAATCTTTTGGTGTGATCTCTTCTTGTTTTAGTATTTTAGTTATTTGATAGTCAAATCTTGTTTTTTTGTAATATGAATATCCAACAAAAGGCAATGCCAGTCTTTGATCTAAACCTTGTACATATTTTCCAATGATACCATGAAAGTCAAAACAAACATCACTTGATTGAGCCTCAAAAAGATTTTCACCATCTAAAAAAGATAAACTTAGGGATTGATTGAAAATAAAAGATTGATAGGCTTGAATATAAAATCGTCTCAAAGCTAATGGAATAGCTCGAATTGCGCTAATGGGATCATCATGTTCAATCATTTCTTTTAGAACAATTCTTTCAACATCCATTTGATTTGGAACTTGATCAAAATATTGCTCATAGTTTGCCTTGTCTGAAAGTTTTTCACGAATCTCAGTATTTTCTTTTGAGTCATAAGAGGATGTGAAGGACAGTATCAATTCAACAGCTTTTTTGAAATCTCGCTGCAAAATGGCCTTACCAATCAGATGGGTTACAGGTCTTTTTGAACCAAAACGTTGGTAGCCATAAAAATTCAAGATTTTATGAAATTCAGTAAAAGAAGACAATTCGTTTG
This genomic window from Nitrosopumilus ureiphilus contains:
- the truD gene encoding tRNA pseudouridine(13) synthase TruD, translating into MIPNLDSQIGITVYSTTFSGIGGKIRVDPEDFHVNEIISEKAKNSISDQQGYAVYKLKKKKIDTNHALSSIFRKKGIRLKSLGLKDASAITEQFVCSGNKGKAIENFSTEKYSLEKIGYVKKPLSKKDMIANHFKIKISECSNELSSFTEFHKILNFYGYQRFGSKRPVTHLIGKAILQRDFKKAVELILSFTSSYDSKENTEIREKLSDKANYEQYFDQVPNQMDVERIVLKEMIEHDDPISAIRAIPLALRRFYIQAYQSFIFNQSLSLSFLDGENLFEAQSSDVCFDFHGIIGKYVQGLDQRLALPFVGYSYYKKTRFDYQITKILKQEEITPKDFFIKEMQEVSSEGGFRQAAIHCFDYSSHENTVEFSLSRGMFATILLREIMKPEDPVIAGF